The following DNA comes from Spirochaetota bacterium.
TTTGTCTTCTTGGTTCATATACACTCCTCATAATTGTATTTGCCGAAAACTGACACTTATTCCCCCCGGGGGGAATAAGTGTCAGTATTATTATCGGAATGTCAGATATTATCTTAACTATTACACATGTAATTGAAGCAATTCATGAAATCTTTAAAGGAAATCAAATATATTTGCAATTTAGCTACTGACTATTGCTGAGTAGTTACAGATAATTTATTTAAATACAATTCAATTCCTCTCTTCACTGAGGGAAATGCTAAGTTATAATATTTTATCTCATTTACATTTAACAAAACTATATCCTTTATCTCTGACCGCTGAAAGTCACGAGGAAGGCTTTTAATAATAGCAGTAAATATCAAATCACAAGTTGAATAAATAATGTCTTTATATTCATAATTATTTGCAGCTGAGCCTAGATAAGTGAATTGTAAATCTTGTATATCCAATTCCTCTTTTATCTCTCTTTCTATAGCCATTTCTGCATTCTCTCCAGGATCAATAAAGCCACCGGGAAAATCTAATTTATCCTTTGCCGGATTTTTTGCTCTAATTGTAAAAAGTATTTTTCCTTGATATTCGAGAATTGCCATTACTGCTGCTGAAGCGTTTTGATAATATGTCCAGAGACAATTTGGGCAGGAATATAGCTTGAATCCGTCATAACCTATCTTCTCAGATCTACAGTTTGGGCAATATTTTAACATAATTTTTAAGACCTATATCCTTGTAATGATATTCATTATATGGTATAGATGTATAAATCTCACATTTTTTCAATATTTTAAAGTTTTTATGATCCCCTATATAGATATGCTAAGCCATTTAGAAATAAGCACAATTGTAGCTACCTCTTTTCAATTATCTATTTTTACCTATGAATATTGATGAAATTGTTTTTTATTATAAATCATAAGTAAATTTTATGATACAATTATCAATAATAATAAATAAAAAAAGGCAGAATAGCTGGGCGGCTATTCTGCCTTCACCATAAAGGTTATTTTGTTATGCAGTGCCAAGATTACAATATAGTATAAACGGGAGGGAGTTACTATACTGCACCTTGCTCTACTGAGTATCGGCTATTTGTTAAATATACTTTAGCATTTTTTTGTAATATCTATCAATTTATACTCGAAAAAATATATTATCTATCCACACTGATAGCAGAAAGCAAGTTGCTTATGAACCTCAAGCTATGAATAGAAGTCAATAAGTATGAGTAATTATTACTACCATGAGAGGTTTCATATTTTTTTTAGATTTTTCCTTGACATAATTATTTATATTTATTTAGCCTACAGAATCTCTATTGAAAATCAGTATATTAGTAGTAAATTATATTAAAAATTTAATTATTTAGTAATTAAGGAGGTATAAGTGAAAAAGAATTTAATTCTATTATTATCCATCATTCTAGTTTGGACAATAGGTTGTGCTTCAAAGAAGGAAGTTGTCAAAAAAGACATAGTAGATCCCAATGTAATGATTTCTAATCAAAATGAACAGTTAACTAGATTTCCAATTGGTGGATTTGGTTACAAGAGTTCAAGACTCCCATCGCAGGAATGGAGGGATTGGGCTGAAGCAGCCAAGCCAATTGTGGAGGATGTAATTACCAAGATTCCAGAGGGTTATGTGCTCCAGGTGACAGGTCATGCAGATGCAAGTGGACCAGAAGAGCCTGTTGGGAATAAGCCCGGAAACATAAAGATATCAAATGATAGGGCTCGAACAGTATTTAATGCACTTCAAAATGCTGGAATTAATTCATCAAAATTAACCTATAAGGGTGTTGGTTCATCTGATTTATTATATACCGAAGACCCGAGATCACCAAAACAGAGAAGAGTTACATTTAAGGTTGTGCCAAAAGAATAGTACTAATTAATTCATATAATATTTATGATATCTTCTATTTGTTTCGGTATGATAAGCTGGGATCCTTCCCAGCTTTTTTATTTTACTAATAAATTGATTATGAAATATATTATATGAAAGATGTCTTAGGAATGATTATTAAGATATATGGAGCCTACTATACAGTTCAATGGAATAACAAGAAAATCAATTGTGTATTGAGGGGAAGAATTCGAAAAGACAAAGAGATGCTCCATTATTCAAATCCTGCAGCTGTAGGCGATTTCGTGAGATTTGATTTAAACAATGATGGAACTGGTGTAATTAATGAAATCCAAACAAGGAGGAACATCTTTTCAAGAAAGGAGAAGGGGAAGAATAGAAAAGAGGATATCATTGCAAGTAATCTTGATCACATTGTTATAATACAATCCTTTAATAATCCAAAATTTAATTTTAGATTTGTTGATAGAATTATTGTACGTGGAGAAAAAGAGGGAATCGGCATTCTGCTATGTATAAATAAGATTGATTTAGCAAACAGGGAAACCATTAAATATATAAAAAATTATTATGCTGAAGCTAAAATTGGTATTTGCATGGTTAGCGCAATCACTGGCGAGGGCATGAATGATCTGACTAAGTTATTGAAAGGCAAGGTTTCGCTTTTTGTTGGAAGTTCAGGAGTGGGGAAGACCAGCGCTATAAACTACCTAAATCCGGGTTTAAAACTCAGAACCTCGGATGTATCTATTAAGACAAGAAAGGGAAAACATACCACAGCCAATGTTGAGATGATCATCATGCCCAATGAGACATTTATAATTGATACTCCTGGAGTAAAAGAATTTGGTCTAATGGATATTGAGCCACATGAGTTAGGACAATATTTCAGTGAATTTAGGAAGTATGCTGACTTATGTGAGTTTAAGCCTTGCACTCATGATCATGAGCCTTCCTGTGAGGTAAAGAGACAGGTGGATATGGGCAATATCTATCCTGATAGATATATATCCTATCTAAATATTCTATATTCGTTAATAGATTATTATAAAAGCAGGTATTGATACACCGATGTGATGATTATATTTTTTCAATAATCTGCTTTGAGTTAGTTTTATTTATTTCAATATCTGTTACATATTGTGATACAATTAGTATAAAGGGGGCAAGAAAAAGTAAAATGACTGCAGAGAGGCGCAAGAATGAACGGATATCAGTAACAAGAGATTATTATTATTTCCCAGGTGAAGAGAACAACAAGATCGAGTGTATGCTTAAAAACATTTCTATTACAGGGTCTTGCATATTATCGAAAAATAATATAAATAAGAATGATATAATCTTTCTACATATCGGTGGCAAAAAGGAAATAGTATTGCAAGCGAAGGTTGTATGGAAGATGGGAGATCAATATGGATTATTATTTCTTCTTGATAATAGCCAAGATTTTGATAATATTAGCTATATTATGAACTATGAATTATTAAATATTAATAAATAAAAAACATTACTGTCAATTTAATACTTGGGTTATTACTATAAATAGTAATTGATAACGTTATATTTTAGACCGAATGCACTTGACATTTTTTGTGGAAAAATTATTAGATATAATTACTATTACATTTATTGAAAGGCATGGAAGAAGGCAGGCATAATGAATAGACTAAAGATAAAGAGAGCGGATTTGGATTGGGAAAATCTTCCCTTTGGATACATAAAAACCGATTATAATGTACGATATCACTATAAAGATGGAAAATGGTCAGAGGGAGAGATTACCTCAGATGAGACAATCAATCTGCATATAGCTGATCCCTGTATTCATTATGCTCAACAGGCTTTTGAGGGCCTGAAGGTTTTTGAGACTGTAGATGGACGGATTGTAGCCTTCCGTCCAATGGAAAATGCAATAAGATTTCAACACAGTTGTAACAAAATTAGTATTCCGCCAGTCCCCCTTGATATCTTTATAGAATCAATCAAATGGGTTGTCTCAGAAAATAATAGATTTATCCCTCCCTATGAGACAGGTGCTACCCTTTATGTTAGACCACTTATCATTGGTATAGGCCCTCAGGTTGGGCTGGGTCCAGCTAAGGAATACATCTTTACAGTTTTTGTCTCTCCAGTTGGTCCCTATTACAAAGGAGGATTTAAACCTGTTAGGGCTCTGGTTGTGGAGGAATACGACAGAACTGCCCCCAAGGGGGTAGGCGATTGTAAAGTTGGCGGCAATTATGCGGCTGGACTAGTCGGCAGTGAATATGGGAAAGCGAGGGGTTATCCTATTGTACTCTATCTTGATCCTAAAGAGAAAAAATATATAGACGAATTTAGCACCTCAAACTTTATTGCCATCTCTGAAGATAGATATCTAACCCCTCACTCTGAAACGATATTACAGAGCATTACGAATAGGAGCCTGGCAACAATAGCAGAAGATTTAGGAATGAGTGTTGAGAAGAGACCCATTGCGATAGAAGAGATAGATACCTTTAATGAGGTTGGGGCTGTGGGAACTGCCGCAGTTATAACTCCCATTAGTTGCATTCATTATAGAGGCAGAGATTATGATTTTCCCTATGATAATGACGCTGGCCCGGTGATTACTCGCCTTTATAATCGATTAACCAATATTCAAAGGGGAGAGTATGAGGACAGGTTTGGCTGGCTTGAGGAAATTGAAGTGTAGAGGTATTGATAACAACCTAACCCTCATGTTCATAACCTTATTTTGTCTTCACAACCTTCTCCGCTTGCATGGCTAGATATTTAACGAGAGTTTTTTCGGTTATATATCCCAGATTTGTTAATATTATACCGATGAGTCCGCCATCTTTACTCTGAATTTCCAAGCCATGGTCAAGTTGCTCCTGGGTTATTTCTCCACCCTCTAGTAACAGTTCACCTAATAATGGTTTAGCCATTGCTTCTCACCCTCACATTAATATTTAATGATTATTTATATTAACTGAGAATTAGATGAAAGTCAATAAAAATATAAAACGCTTTTTTCATATAAAACTGATATGTTGAATTTATTCAATTTATATTTTTTATGAATATTCGTCTATATTGACTATAATTATATTTCCGTAATACAAATAAAGAGAACTACTTTTTATAGACTAATACATTAATCAATTGACAAAA
Coding sequences within:
- a CDS encoding NUDIX domain-containing protein; translation: MAILEYQGKILFTIRAKNPAKDKLDFPGGFIDPGENAEMAIEREIKEELDIQDLQFTYLGSAANNYEYKDIIYSTCDLIFTAIIKSLPRDFQRSEIKDIVLLNVNEIKYYNLAFPSVKRGIELYLNKLSVTTQQ
- a CDS encoding OmpA family protein, which encodes MKKNLILLLSIILVWTIGCASKKEVVKKDIVDPNVMISNQNEQLTRFPIGGFGYKSSRLPSQEWRDWAEAAKPIVEDVITKIPEGYVLQVTGHADASGPEEPVGNKPGNIKISNDRARTVFNALQNAGINSSKLTYKGVGSSDLLYTEDPRSPKQRRVTFKVVPKE
- a CDS encoding branched-chain amino acid aminotransferase, giving the protein MNRLKIKRADLDWENLPFGYIKTDYNVRYHYKDGKWSEGEITSDETINLHIADPCIHYAQQAFEGLKVFETVDGRIVAFRPMENAIRFQHSCNKISIPPVPLDIFIESIKWVVSENNRFIPPYETGATLYVRPLIIGIGPQVGLGPAKEYIFTVFVSPVGPYYKGGFKPVRALVVEEYDRTAPKGVGDCKVGGNYAAGLVGSEYGKARGYPIVLYLDPKEKKYIDEFSTSNFIAISEDRYLTPHSETILQSITNRSLATIAEDLGMSVEKRPIAIEEIDTFNEVGAVGTAAVITPISCIHYRGRDYDFPYDNDAGPVITRLYNRLTNIQRGEYEDRFGWLEEIEV
- a CDS encoding PilZ domain-containing protein gives rise to the protein MTAERRKNERISVTRDYYYFPGEENNKIECMLKNISITGSCILSKNNINKNDIIFLHIGGKKEIVLQAKVVWKMGDQYGLLFLLDNSQDFDNISYIMNYELLNINK
- the rsgA gene encoding ribosome small subunit-dependent GTPase A, translating into MKDVLGMIIKIYGAYYTVQWNNKKINCVLRGRIRKDKEMLHYSNPAAVGDFVRFDLNNDGTGVINEIQTRRNIFSRKEKGKNRKEDIIASNLDHIVIIQSFNNPKFNFRFVDRIIVRGEKEGIGILLCINKIDLANRETIKYIKNYYAEAKIGICMVSAITGEGMNDLTKLLKGKVSLFVGSSGVGKTSAINYLNPGLKLRTSDVSIKTRKGKHTTANVEMIIMPNETFIIDTPGVKEFGLMDIEPHELGQYFSEFRKYADLCEFKPCTHDHEPSCEVKRQVDMGNIYPDRYISYLNILYSLIDYYKSRY